Below is a window of Desulfobacterales bacterium DNA.
ACCAATTATATATATGAACTTTATGATCTTCTAAAAAAACAGGATTTTTCTGCTGGGGAATATCTTGAGTCAATAAAAAAAGATTTTGATTGTTTAAATGTAAGAAAAGAAATTCGTCAAATGGAAGATCGTATAGCAATATTCGAATATGATAAAGCAAAGGAAATACTTTATAAAATAGCTGATTTAGTTGGGGTAAAATTAAATAGTTGATAACGAATTTTTTATCTGCCAGATATTCGCTTCACAGAGTTCTTCCACTCTATTATTCTTAAATAACCATTCCGCCGCTTGAAGCCTTATCTAAATCAATTATTTTTTTCCCCTTGATGTAATCTTTTGTTTCATATTTCGTTATATTCATTAATTTACTTACAATTTGACGCATGCGGACATACTGCTTTTTTATTTTTGTAAAATCATTATAAAAATTATTTTCAGGCTTAATTTTAGAGCTTATAAATTCAATGTTTGAAAGAATTGTTTCCATAGGTTTAGTTAATTCAAGGGATATAGCTCCGGCCATTTCTAAGACTCCTGCAAGTTTTTCTTGTTCTAAGAATATATTCGTTAGCATTTTTTGGGTTAATGCTGACTTTATTCTTGCTAAGAGTTCTGTTTTATTGAGTGGGATTTTAACATAATCGGAGCCACCTGCTTCAAAAGCACTTTGTAATGTCCTTGCATCTGTTGCCGCTGTGACAAAAATTATTATGCTATTTTTTGTCAATTCGTCTTGTTTTAAAATTTTACATGCTTCGATACCATCGATTTGAGGCATATTAATATCGAGAAGAATTATATCTGGTTTATGTATTTTAGCGAGTTCAATGCATACTGCACCATCAATAGCAGCTATAGCGTTATAACCATTTTTTTTTAGTATAGCCGTTATTATTTTTAAATTTACCTCATTATCATCCGTTACAAGGATTTTAATTTTTGTTGGATCTATTAGTTCTATCAATTTAATTCCCTTAATTTTTTAGAATGATTAGTAAACATATTTTGATAAAAATTTCTCATGGTTTCTTTTTTTACCATAAAATTTTAAGCCGATAAAAGTGTCTAATTGAGAATATTCATAGTCTTTTCTAACTACTTCTATATAGGCAGATATTTTACTATTTTCCTCATTATTATCAGGCAATAATAGCTCAATATGGGCATAATCTCCTATTTTAATGTCAAGAATCGGATTGCTTGAACCGTCAACTTCTTTTGGAGCAGTTATACCTATACCTGTCATTGATATATCTTTTATGCTAAAAAATTTATCAGAAGCATACCTGCTTCCTTTGTAAACTATTGTTCCATCAAAATTAATCGATGTTTTCTCTAATGGATTTCTTTTGAGGCCTTTTTCTGATCTTAATTCTATTTTTCGTAAAGGAGGGGTGCATTCTATTAATAAAGCTTCTTCTGTTGAAGATTCAGAAAAATTAAGTATTTCAACAAGTCGAGAAGAATAGCCTATTCTTAAAAACTCTCCTGATTGTCTTTTTGATAAGGTGCTAATATACATATTTTCGTATTTAATATTAGCAGGAATAGGAGGATTTGTCTGGGTTGTAATTATTCGCATTGGGCCTGCATTATCGTTTAATACTTTTGATGCCCGTGTTATTGATTCGTTATTTTCTATTTTAAAAATTATATCGATTTTTTTCTCAGCAACAAAAATTTTATTTATACTATCATCTATTTTTTCAATTTTAGTTGTTTGAGATGATTTATTGATAGACTCATCTTTTATTGTGAGCACAGTAAATAGCTGAGCAGCTTTAGCAAAGTTTAGGCTGTTTGGATTTGCGCTGGCAAATACTCCTATAAAGTATCTTCCTGGTTTTGAAAATGAGCAAGCGCATTCATTTTTTATTATATAGGGTTCTTTTATTAGAGGAAGAATTTTTTTCTCATTAAATTCAATATGAGCGGAATCTGGAAAATAAAAAAATTTGTATAATGGATTTCCTTCAAAATTTTTCTTGACAGTCACCCTAAAAGTAATTGGTTGATTCGTTACAAAATTTCCATATACATCAAAGCTCGATATATTTAATGTTTGAGCATCTTTTTTTTTTTCTTCTTCTTCTTCTAAGGCTTTAGATTCAAGAGCTTCAGTAAATTCCTTAGAGTAATCTTCATGATTTTTAAACCATTCTAATAAGTTTAAATCCTTACCTTTATCGTCTAAAAGTAGTCTTGGTAAGTCTTTAGGCCTTTCAGCTGTTAGCAATTTTGCTATTAAATCAAGATTTAATTCGATAAATGCCTGTTGAACCGCATTTCTCATTTTTTCTTGGCCTATAACTATAATAAGTTTTGGCCTTCGTATTGTCATTGGCCTGAAAAATTTTTTTAAATATTCTATTTCAAAGCCATCTACGGAAGGTTCGTATTCTCTAAATTCAAATATAAGGTAAAAATTTTTTTTCAAAGTCCTTAATTTTTGAACAGCTTCTTTAACAATGATTTCAGCTATTTCTTCAGTTCCAATGTCTTTGAGCATTATTAAAATACAATTTTCTTTAGGAAATTCCGTGATTTTATACATATTGTTAAGGATTCTCCCCTGTATGAGCTTTAAGTTTAACCTTTTTGCCGTTTTTAAGCTTATCAGCAAATTTTATCGCAACAAAATCGCCTTCATTTAAACCTTTTGTTATTTCAATTCCGTAATCATTTAATTCGCCAATTTCTACAATTTGTTTATGGGCGATTGCATAACCGTTTTGTTTTTTTTTTAAAGTAAATAAATAAAAATTAGCTTTATCCTCGCTTATAGCAATAGGTGGAACAAATATTTTATTTTTCAGTTCTTTTCTTATTTCAATTTCTATATAAGGAACAGGCTTGATAAGAGTTAATGGTTCCTTACTCCTTTGACAATTTAAAATAAAGGATAAAAAAAAAGCTAAGAAAAAAATAATATTTTTATTGATATTCATAATAATCATTGTAATAGTGTTAAAACTTTTTTAAAAAAAGTAAAAAATATATAGAAAAACACAAGTTAGTCAAGTAATATCAACAATACCGAGGTTTGATAATGAAAAAAATTTATCTGTTTTTATCATTAATAATAGCTTTTTTTGTTATTTTAGAGCCGAATAGCTTTGGAAATAAAGAAGAAGAGGTTCAGAAATCTATAACTGAGCAGCAAATTTATATACCCTATGAAAAATTCGCAGATGCTATTAGTAATCAAAAAAAAGGCGTGTTTGTGCCTTATTCTGATTTTTTAAGACTTTGGGAAGAATCTTCAAAAAAGCCTATTGAAACTTTTGAACAAATTCCTCCTGTAGATGCGTCTATAATCAGCTCTTATTATGAAGGAGAAATTAAAGACGAAACAGTTGTTTTTCATGGGGAATTAAGAATTTCAGCCATAAAAGATAAATGGGCAAAACTTCCATTTAATATAGATAACATAGCTATTACATCATTATCTTTATTAAAATCTAATGAAACCTCCAATTCTAAATTTCAAGTCCCTATACTTCAGAACAATCAAGAAGAAGTTAATCTAATTATACCTGAAAAAGGAGATTATATACTTAAATTAGATTTTACTTCAGGCATCCAAAAAATTCAGGGTAAAAAAAATATAAGTTTTAAAATTCCAGATTCTCCTTTAACAAAGGTTGATTTGTTTATCCCGTCAACTGACATAGATATTAATATTGAGCCTTTATTATCTAAAAATATTTCAAAAGAAAACAATAAAACAAAACTTTCCGCATTTTTATCCCCATCAGGTGTTATAAATATAAGCTGGTTTGTTAAAACTGAAGAGGAAAAATTAAATCCTTTAGTATTTGCTGATATTTTTTCGAAAACATCTATATCTGAATCTGTATATGCAATCAAGACTGAAATTAATTTTTCAATAATGCAGGCAAAGACAGATACTTTTAAAATAAAATTCCCTAAGTTTCTAAACATAGTTAAAATTAATGGAGACAATATAAAAGAATGGGATGTTTCAGAAGATGGAATCTTAAAAATTGTTTTGCATGAGAAAATAATAGGAGCCTATTCTTTAGAAATTTTTAGCGAACAGTTTAGAAAAATAAATGAAATCGTATTTAATTATCCTTCTATTGAAGTATTAAATGTATCAAGGGAAATCGGTATAATTACAGTTAAAGCTGACAGTTCTTTTATGGTAAAATTAAATAAAACTGAAAAAATATCCCAAATTGATTTTTCAGAAATAAAGGAAAAAATATCTGAAAAAGATGCGGTGTATGCTTTTAAATATTATAGGCATCCTTTTGTTTTAGAATTTTTAATTTCGGAAATAAAACCTAAGGTTAATTGTACTCAAAATATAAGTATTATTTTAGATGAAAATTCAGTAGGGTTAAAAAGTGAAATTAAATATGAAATAAAAGACGCTGGCATTTTTAATCTGAAAATTTTAATACCTGAAAATTTTCGTGTTACTCAAATCGGGACAAAAAATAATGTTGAAAGCTTTTCAGTATCTGAACCAGATAAAACAGGAAAGAAACTTTTAACTATAAACTTGAAGAATAAAGCTTATGGAAATCTTCATCTTCCCTTATATCTTGAATCAGATAATAAATCATTGGAAATATCTTTTGATAAGCTTAAGATTGAATGTTTAGATGCCGAACGGGAAACAGGAATTATAGGTATATCCATAAGAAAAAATTTAAAACTTCTGACTCAAGATGCAAAAGGTCTTAAAAGTCTTAGCATTGAAGAATTGCTCGTTGCTGGCTTTAAAAACGAAGATTTGCGCAATGAATGGGCTGCTGGATACAGTTATTACTTTAAAGATTATTCAGGCTCTCTTATTATTGAAAAAAGAAATTCAATGGTAACAGCCTTATTGGAACGAACTATTTTAATTGAAGAAGCTTTGATAAAAACAATTGATAATGTATCCTTTAAAATTTTGTATGCGCCCATAAATAAGTTTAGAATAGAGGTGTCTGATGACATTGGCCAGTCCGCTTATATAACCGGAGAAAAAATAAAAGAAAAAAGATTTCAAAAAGATGAGGTTACAAATAAATGGATTTATGAAATAGAACTCCACGAGCCTGTTATTGATAATTACCTTCTTAAAATAAATTTTGAAAAAAAAATATCTGAAATAAAAATAGGGGAGGCTCGGGAAATAAAAGTTCCTCAAGTTCGGATATTAGATGTTTTTAATGAATCAGGTTGGATAGGTATATCAAAAACTGAAAATCTTCAGATAGAAACCGAATATCAAAGTCTTGAACCAGTTGATCCAAAAGAACTGCCAAAGTCTATGGAATCTGATAGAATGAGCTTATCGTATAAATATTTGAGTCATCCGTATTCTTTAGCTTTAAAAACGACGAGATATGATTATGAAAAAATTTTAAGCGCCCTTTGCACTTACTCCCATTTCGATATTGTTGTATCAGAAGAAGGTGAAGCAAAAGCAGAAGCTGTTTACAGAATAAAAAATGCAAATCGCCAAAGTCTTTCCATTGAGATGCCAAAAGAAGAATCGTCAATTTATGCAGTTTATATTTCCGGTAAGAAAGCGAGTATTTCTAAAGGAAGTTCCAAAACAAGTAAAATTATTATGCTTCCAAAAGATATTCCTTTAGGCCAGGAATTTACTTTAAGAATAGTATATCAATTCAAACTAAGGGATAAATTTGGAATATTCGGAGCGTTGAAAATAAAAGGAGCTGAATTAGATATTCCGACATTAAAAACTTATTGGAGGCTATATTTGCCAGCAGCATATAAATATCTTTATTTAAAAGGCTCAATTCAACCTGAATATCAAGAATCATCAATATTAGGTGGCTATGCTGATAAAATTACTTATGGCAGAAATAGAGTTAATATTGACGAACAGCAAATATTAAAGCAAGATGATGAACAGCAGATTTCAACTCTTGATATTGATATCATAAGGGAGGGCAAACTTCATAAATTATCAAAGCTCGATAAAGATGCTTATATCAATGGAATTTATATTAAAAATTCGTCATTCATCACATTAAGCATTATTTTACTGTTATTATCGGGAATAATATTTTGGTATTCTTATTTTATAATTCTCATAAAAGAATTTTATTATTTCATATTTATATTATTTGGCTTATTTGTATTAAAATTATTTATACCAGAAGGATTTAAGCATTTTATATGGATGATTATTTATGGAGTTATAATATCCAGATTGGTTATTTTTGGATATCTGTATTACAAAGAGAGATAATATAGGGAACGCAAAAAAAGAGGTGATAAAAAAATTTTATAAAATTTATAGGAAGTTGTACTTTTTGAAATTTATTCAAAGTAATCAATGGAGGTGACATAATGGTAATTATAAAACAGCTTAAAACAAAATCTTTTTTTACTTATTTATTCAGAATTAGCGTATTAATAAGCAGTTTTATAGCTTTTTCTGTTGAAATGCCCTTAGCATCAACATTGACATACCCTATAGTAGATACTAATCAAACTAAATGTTATGACTCAGAAAAAGAGTAATTAATAGTTAACCATTTTTATGATTAAATATTCTCAATCATATTCAAAATAATCATTAAATTTTAAAATAAACTTGACCAAAAAGAAAAAAAAATGATAAGTAAAATTTAAACAGGAATGTTTCCTGTGTGACGTTACTAAGACACATTAAAGATAAAATATGAGCGATATAGTGCTTGCCTGCTTTTAAAAATTATATCGTAAAGTATTTAAACGATAAGTTATTTTTAATGTAGTTGTTAGTAATCACTGTCAACCATTGAGTTGATCTGTCGCCGATTGGAAAGGCTGGGCGTTTGGTTGCCTATTAAAACCAGTGTATCGGATAAAGAATACAAGGATTTTTTATCCGATACCATGCGAAAGTTGGAAATAGCCGACTGTTCCGGGCAGGACTTTAGATACTTTCTGCGCTATTTATGCGGGCTGAATAGTGAATAACAGAAGTCAATCAAAGAGCGAAACTTCGTTTCCTTGAACGAATAATTCATTTCATATGTATGAATACATTTGAATATGTTTTATGGAACAGATTACCTGTCCTAATGCAGGGGCCGCGTTTTACGGGCAGGATGCCCAGCATGAAGGATTAACTCCTAATTATACTGATAATGGGGATGGCACTATCACCGATAATAATACAGGATTGATGTGGCAAAAAGATCCCGGCAGTAAAATGACTTATACAGCCGCTGCCGCAGGCGCGAGTTCCTTCAATCTTGCTGGTTACACTGATTGGAGGCTTCCAACAATAAAAGAACTATATTCTTTGATTCTTTTTAGCGGAATGGATCCAAGCGGCTATGAAGGTACTGATACATCCGGATTAACTCCATTTATTGAAACGAATTATTTTGTGTTTAGTTATGGTGATACCAGCTCTGGTGAACGTATTATTGATTCTCAGTATGCGTCAAGTAATAAATATGTTAGTACTACTATGGGAGGAGACGAAACACTTTTTGGTGTAAATTTCGCCGATGGAAGAATTAAAGGATATGGTTTAACTTTACATGGAACTGACAAAACATTCTTTGTTATGTATGTTCGAGGCAATACTAATTACGGTAAAAATGATTTTGTAGATAATGGAGATAAAACAATAACTGATAATGCAACAGGTCTGATGTGGTCAAAAGAAGACAGTGGTTCAGGTATGAATTGGGAATCTGCTTTAGCATGGATTCAAGAAAAAAATACATCTAAATATCTTGGATATAGCGATTGGCGTCTGCCAAATGCCAAAGAACTACAGAGTATTATTGATTATACACGTTCTCCAGATACTACAAATTCCCCTGCAATTGATCCTATCTTCAGTTATTCATCAATCACTGATGAAGGAGGCGGAAATAATTACCCTTTTTATTGGACAAACACCACGCACGCTACCTGGAATGGAGGTGGTTACAATGCTGCATACCTTTGCTTTGGTGAAGCATTGGGATGGATGGAATCTCCGCCGATGTCTGGAAATTATACGTTGATGGATGTTCATGGTGCTGGAGCTCAACGCAGTGATCCTAAAATAGGAGATCCTGCGGACTATCCACACGGACATGGTCCTCAAGGTGATGTTATACGTATTTATAATTATGTTCGATGTGTAAGGGATGTTGGTAATAGTAAGAAAAATTCATGCTTTATTTCAACTATCCTTCCTTTGTTATTGGACTAACACTTGAAGCGTAATTTCAGCCTCCACTGTAATTACGCTTAGGTAAATTTTATATAAATCTTTGATATTAACTGACATGATATTCAGGTGTCTAAGGCTAAATTTTAAGGCTAATTCAAATTCTATCATCTAAAAATAGAAATAGTATGTCATTTTTTTATTTTTAAATGATAGAATATTATCACTAAATTTTTTTTGAATATAATTTTTTGGAGATAATTACTTATGCAACAAACTACATTAAGTAATAACAAAAGCGGTGTATTACTTTTAGATGGGGCAGCTAATTTTGGAGCCCATGCTATAAGATTCAACCCCATTGACATGGAAAATCTTTTAAAGATTGAGCATAAAAGATTTTCTATTCAACAATTCAGAGAAAAACGCTGGTCATATCTGGGTATTTTAAACCCTCGTGTAATTTTGGGCTGTGCTGTTATTCATCTTGGGTATGTTGCGAGTGCATTTATTTTTGCATTCGACAGAC
It encodes the following:
- a CDS encoding DUF1566 domain-containing protein codes for the protein MEQITCPNAGAAFYGQDAQHEGLTPNYTDNGDGTITDNNTGLMWQKDPGSKMTYTAAAAGASSFNLAGYTDWRLPTIKELYSLILFSGMDPSGYEGTDTSGLTPFIETNYFVFSYGDTSSGERIIDSQYASSNKYVSTTMGGDETLFGVNFADGRIKGYGLTLHGTDKTFFVMYVRGNTNYGKNDFVDNGDKTITDNATGLMWSKEDSGSGMNWESALAWIQEKNTSKYLGYSDWRLPNAKELQSIIDYTRSPDTTNSPAIDPIFSYSSITDEGGGNNYPFYWTNTTHATWNGGGYNAAYLCFGEALGWMESPPMSGNYTLMDVHGAGAQRSDPKIGDPADYPHGHGPQGDVIRIYNYVRCVRDVGNSKKNSCFISTILPLLLD
- a CDS encoding response regulator, with the protein product MIELIDPTKIKILVTDDNEVNLKIITAILKKNGYNAIAAIDGAVCIELAKIHKPDIILLDINMPQIDGIEACKILKQDELTKNSIIIFVTAATDARTLQSAFEAGGSDYVKIPLNKTELLARIKSALTQKMLTNIFLEQEKLAGVLEMAGAISLELTKPMETILSNIEFISSKIKPENNFYNDFTKIKKQYVRMRQIVSKLMNITKYETKDYIKGKKIIDLDKASSGGMVI
- a CDS encoding PilZ domain-containing protein, yielding MYKITEFPKENCILIMLKDIGTEEIAEIIVKEAVQKLRTLKKNFYLIFEFREYEPSVDGFEIEYLKKFFRPMTIRRPKLIIVIGQEKMRNAVQQAFIELNLDLIAKLLTAERPKDLPRLLLDDKGKDLNLLEWFKNHEDYSKEFTEALESKALEEEEEKKKDAQTLNISSFDVYGNFVTNQPITFRVTVKKNFEGNPLYKFFYFPDSAHIEFNEKKILPLIKEPYIIKNECACSFSKPGRYFIGVFASANPNSLNFAKAAQLFTVLTIKDESINKSSQTTKIEKIDDSINKIFVAEKKIDIIFKIENNESITRASKVLNDNAGPMRIITTQTNPPIPANIKYENMYISTLSKRQSGEFLRIGYSSRLVEILNFSESSTEEALLIECTPPLRKIELRSEKGLKRNPLEKTSINFDGTIVYKGSRYASDKFFSIKDISMTGIGITAPKEVDGSSNPILDIKIGDYAHIELLLPDNNEENSKISAYIEVVRKDYEYSQLDTFIGLKFYGKKRNHEKFLSKYVY